In Deltaproteobacteria bacterium, the DNA window AACCCAGGTTCGCCTGGATACGCATCTTTGTACGCTCTCGTTTCTTGAACCTGCAGTTGAATGAGCACAACTCATGGACTTCTCTCCTGTTGATCAGGAACTGGTGGCAGCCGTTGAGCGGGAGGTTTTTCCCGGAGCCGTGGTACTTGTCAGGTCCGCTGGAGAAATCGTCTACCGTCGAGCCGTTGGTTTTCGTAGTGTCGACCCGCAGTTATCGCAGCTGAGCGAACAGACAAGCTTTGACCTAGCGTCATTGACGAAGCCGTTAGCGACCACCGTTGCCGTGATGGTATTGGTGAAGGAAAAGATCCTGCGATTGGATGATCGCGTGACCCGATTTTTCCCAAATTTCGGAGTGCAAGGGAAGTCGCATATCACCTTTCGTCACTTGTTGTCCCATTCCTCCGGCCTACCGGCGTGGCGGCCATATTATCGTGAAATCGCTACCCGAGAGACGCGCGACGGCAAAGTTGGCTTCCTGGGGACACGAAGCGCGCGGGACTTTGTTTATACCCAACTCCACCGAGAAAAATTGGAGGCTGTGCCAGGGGAACGCGCGGTGTACAGCGATCTTGGTTTTATGTTGCTCGGGGCAACGATTGAAGAACTGACCAGCGTGGGGTTGGATCAATACTGCCAAGAGAAGATCTATCAACCGCTTGGGCTCTCGTCTCTCTCATTCATCAATCTCGAAACTGTGCGGCGACGCAAGTTACAGCCTGTGATAGAACACTATGCCCCGACAGAACGGTGCCCCTGGCGCCAGCGCGTCCTGTGCGCGGAAGTGCACGACGACAACTGTTATGCCATGGGAGGAGTGGCTGGGCATGCCGGACTCTTTGGTACGGTGGATGATGTTGATCGGCTCGTGACTATGTTAATCGCCTGCTACCACGGGAAGCATCCCTTTCTTCCGCAACAGCTTGTGCAGGAGTTCTGGACGCGAGCCGCGATTGTCCCTGGCTCGACTTGGTGCCTTGGATGGGATTCTCCGTCAGCGCAAAATTCGAGCGCTGGAGAGTATTTTTCCTCACATTCTGTTGGACATTTGGGCTTTACTGGCACGTCTCTGTGGATCGATCTTGACCAGCAGGTGCATGTCATCATTCTCAGTAATCGAGTGCACCCTCGCCGTGATAATGACAAAATTCAAGCGTTTCGTCCGGCCCTGCATAATGCGGTCATGCGGGGGATACGGGGGAAAAGTCATTAGGAATCTGCACCCAGTAGTGAAGAGAGAAAGACTATCGGCTTCAGGGTGAAGGCGATAGGGAAGAAGAACAGGCGACAGGCCGCACGCTATCGGCTTCAGGGAAAAAGAAAAACAAAAGGTACAAAAATACAATGCACGCTGAACCCCAAATCTCAAATGTCAAATCTCTAATCCTTCCGACGGGCTCTCATATTCACGTCATCGCAGTCGGCGGTGTTGCTATGGCGACATTTGCGGCGATGTTGAAAGAGCGGGGCTACCGCGTGACTGGCTCTGACCAAGGGGTGTATCCCCCAATGAGCGATTTCCTTGCGCATGCGGGTATCGAAGTGATGCAGGGCTACCGGGGCGAGAATCTTTCCCCGGCACCAGATTTGGTGATTGTCGGCAATGCGGTCTCGCGGACGAACCCAGAAGTAGCGGCTCTTCTTGACAGTCAC includes these proteins:
- a CDS encoding serine hydrolase; the protein is MDFSPVDQELVAAVEREVFPGAVVLVRSAGEIVYRRAVGFRSVDPQLSQLSEQTSFDLASLTKPLATTVAVMVLVKEKILRLDDRVTRFFPNFGVQGKSHITFRHLLSHSSGLPAWRPYYREIATRETRDGKVGFLGTRSARDFVYTQLHREKLEAVPGERAVYSDLGFMLLGATIEELTSVGLDQYCQEKIYQPLGLSSLSFINLETVRRRKLQPVIEHYAPTERCPWRQRVLCAEVHDDNCYAMGGVAGHAGLFGTVDDVDRLVTMLIACYHGKHPFLPQQLVQEFWTRAAIVPGSTWCLGWDSPSAQNSSAGEYFSSHSVGHLGFTGTSLWIDLDQQVHVIILSNRVHPRRDNDKIQAFRPALHNAVMRGIRGKSH